One region of Malania oleifera isolate guangnan ecotype guangnan chromosome 6, ASM2987363v1, whole genome shotgun sequence genomic DNA includes:
- the LOC131157076 gene encoding uncharacterized protein LOC131157076 isoform X2, whose translation MIAEGKPVAYAPLPQNYVVLPLYRPPERPRRLRRILLWSAAAVLLSASVFLLWPSDPELKLVRLRLNRVRVISSPKLALDLSLSLTLKVRNRDFFSLDYQSLSVSIGYRGRALGFVNSDGGRIRARGSSYVDATLDLDGLEIVHDVFYLIEDLAKGSIPFDADTEVRGDLGVFFFKIPLQARVSCEVYVNVKNQTVMHQDCRPK comes from the exons ATGATCGCGGAGGGTAAACCCGTTGCTTACGCCCCTCTCCCTCAAAACTACGTCGTTCTCCCCCTTTACCGCCCTCCCGAGCGCCCCCGCCGTCTTCGCCGCATCCTCCTCTGGTCCGCCGCAGCCGTCCTCCTCTCCGCCTCCGTATTCCTCCTCTGGCCCTCCGACCCCGAGCTCAAACTCGTCCGCCTCCGCCTTAACCGCGTCCGAGTCATCTCCTCCCCCAAACTCGCCCTCGATCTCTCCCTGTCCCTCACCCTCAAGGTCCGCAACAGAGACTTTTTCTCACTGGACTACCAGTCTCTCTCCGTCTCCATCGGCTACCGCGGGAGGGCCCTAGGGTTTGTGAACTCCGACGGAGGTCGCATTAGGGCCAGAGGATCGTCCTATGTTGACGCCACGCTTGACCTTGACGGCCTAGAGATTGTTCACGATGTGTTCTACTTGATCGAAGATTTGGCCAAGGGTTCGATCCCTTTCGATGCGGACACGGAGGTTCGAGGTGATCTCGGGGTTTTCTTCTTCAAGATTCCATTGcag GCGAGGGTGTCATGTGAGGTCTATGTAAATGTAAAAAACCAGACTGTTATGCATCAAGATTGCCGTCCTAAG TGA
- the LOC131157076 gene encoding uncharacterized protein LOC131157076 isoform X1: MIAEGKPVAYAPLPQNYVVLPLYRPPERPRRLRRILLWSAAAVLLSASVFLLWPSDPELKLVRLRLNRVRVISSPKLALDLSLSLTLKVRNRDFFSLDYQSLSVSIGYRGRALGFVNSDGGRIRARGSSYVDATLDLDGLEIVHDVFYLIEDLAKGSIPFDADTEVRGDLGVFFFKIPLQARVSCEVYVNVKNQTVMHQDCRPKVC, encoded by the exons ATGATCGCGGAGGGTAAACCCGTTGCTTACGCCCCTCTCCCTCAAAACTACGTCGTTCTCCCCCTTTACCGCCCTCCCGAGCGCCCCCGCCGTCTTCGCCGCATCCTCCTCTGGTCCGCCGCAGCCGTCCTCCTCTCCGCCTCCGTATTCCTCCTCTGGCCCTCCGACCCCGAGCTCAAACTCGTCCGCCTCCGCCTTAACCGCGTCCGAGTCATCTCCTCCCCCAAACTCGCCCTCGATCTCTCCCTGTCCCTCACCCTCAAGGTCCGCAACAGAGACTTTTTCTCACTGGACTACCAGTCTCTCTCCGTCTCCATCGGCTACCGCGGGAGGGCCCTAGGGTTTGTGAACTCCGACGGAGGTCGCATTAGGGCCAGAGGATCGTCCTATGTTGACGCCACGCTTGACCTTGACGGCCTAGAGATTGTTCACGATGTGTTCTACTTGATCGAAGATTTGGCCAAGGGTTCGATCCCTTTCGATGCGGACACGGAGGTTCGAGGTGATCTCGGGGTTTTCTTCTTCAAGATTCCATTGcag GCGAGGGTGTCATGTGAGGTCTATGTAAATGTAAAAAACCAGACTGTTATGCATCAAGATTGCCGTCCTAAGGTATgttaa